One part of the Nymphaea colorata isolate Beijing-Zhang1983 chromosome 8, ASM883128v2, whole genome shotgun sequence genome encodes these proteins:
- the LOC116259110 gene encoding 1,4-alpha-glucan-branching enzyme 3, chloroplastic/amyloplastic isoform X2, which yields MSASSSLAQYRCPSSVDPLGFFPRCPSSSLLPAKSLCCGCKKAPPHTLLLSSRRRRWRCRSEMEQPRRNEGRRTKRIPAESEKGVDPVGFLGKLGITNKAFAQFLRERYKAMKDRKVEMFTRHANLLEMASGYEILGLHRNMLHRVDFMDWAPGARYCAIIGELNNWSPTDNCAGEGHLGRDDYGYWLVILEDKLREAETAEEFYFQEYNYVDDFDKGDSCVDVDELMKRIDDEYWEPGEDRFIKAPFEAASKLYEEVFGPNGPEREEELEEIPDAETRYKAWKEKHKDDPKSNLPSFDVIDNGKEYDIFNIVDDPVSREKFRKKKPPIAYWIEMRKGRKAWMKKYLPAISHGSRYRVYFNTPSGPLERVPAWATYVLPDEVGNQSYALHWEPSPECAYRWKNKRPDKPKSLRIYESHVGISNSEPKISSFREFSSKVLPHVKEAGYNAIQLIGVPEHKDYSSVGYKVTNFFAVSSRFGTPEEFKHLVDEAHGLGLLVFLDIVHSYAAADEMVGLSLYDGSNDCYFHTGKRGMHKFWGTRMFKYGDPDVLHFLLSNLRWWVEEYKVDGFQFHSLPSMMYTHNGFASFTGDIEEYANQYVDKDALIYLILANEMLHELYPGIVTIAEDATLYPGLCEPISQGGLGFDFYVNMAVPRMWLWLLENVPDKDWSMEQIVLTLRGSLQNVGKMLVYAENHNQSISGGKSFAEILFGGDEKCSDSQHLRASSLYNMIKLLTLSMVGHAYLSFMGNEFGHPKRVEMPITSNNFSFEFAKRQWDLLGVQIHKDLFLFDKDLIKLDQDERILSRGSSNIHHVDDSKMVLSYIRGPFIFVFNFHPECTYENYHIGAEEAGEYQVVLNTDELSYGGLGRLSFNQYIQRTNNRRVDGLRHSLEVVLPNRSAQVYKLSRILRA from the exons ATGTCTGCTTCTTCTTCGCTCGCCCAATACAGATGTCCTTCATCGGTCGACCCACTGGGCTTCTTCCCTAGATGCCCCTCCTCTTCTCTCCTGCCGGCGAAGTCCCTCTGTTGTGGCTGTAAGAAGGCGCCCCCGCACACGCTTCTCCTTTCCTCCAGACGCCGGAGGTGGAGATGTCGCTCGGAGATGGAGCAGCCCAGGAGGAACGAAGGAAGGAGGACGAAGCGGATACCCGCGGAATCAGAGAAGGGCGTCGATCCCGTGGGCTTCCTCGGGAAGCTGGGCATCACCAACAAGGCCTTTGCCCAGTTCCTTCGTGAGAG GTATAAAGCTATGAAAGACCGGAAAGTGGAAATGTTTACTAGGCATGCAAATTTATTGGAAATGGCTTCTGG ATATGAGATTTTAGGTTTGCACCGTAATATGCTTCATCGAGTTGATTTTATGGACTGGGCTCCAG GCGCACGATACTGTGCTATTATTGGTGAACTTAATAATTGGTCACCAACAGATAACTGTGCTGGTGAGGGACACTTGGGCCGTGATGATTATGGTTATTGGCTAGTAATTTTAGAAGATAAGCTTAGGGAAGCAGAGACTGCTGAAGAATTCTATTTCCAGGAGTACAATTATGTAGATGATTTTGACAAAGGAGACAGCTGTGTTGATGTTGATGAGCTGATGAAAAGAATAGATGATGAATACTGGGAGCCTGGAGAGGATCGTTTTATTAAGGCACCTTTTGAAGCTGCATCAAAGCTATATGAAGAAGTTTTTGGTCCTAATGGTCCTGAAAGGGAGGAAGAACTTGAAGAGATACCTGATGCCGAAACACGATATAAGGCATGGAAGGAGAAGCATAAAGACGATCCAAAGAGCAATTTACCATCATTTGATGTTATTGACAATGGAAAAGAGTATGATATTTTCAACATTGTTGATGATCCTGTTTCGCGTGAAAAGTTTCGGAAGAAAAAGCCTCCTATTGCTTACTGGATAGAAATGCGTAAAGGAAGAAAAGCATGGATGAAAAAATATCTACCTGCAATCTCTCATGGAAGCAGGTATAGGGTATACTTCAACACCCCTAGTGGGCCCTTGGAGCGCGTTCCTGCTTGGGCCACATATGTGCTTCCTG ATGAAGTTGGGAATCAATCATATGCACTGCATTGGGAACCATCTCCAGAATGTGCATATAGGTGGAAAAATAAGCGACCTGACAAACCAAAGTCACTTCGTATCTATGAGTCCCATGTTGGCATTAGTAACTCGGAGCCAAAAATCTCGTCCTTCCGTGAATTCTCCTCAAAG GTCCTTCCCCATGTTAAAGAAGCTGGATACAATGCAATTCAGTTGATTGGTGTGCCAGAGCATAAGGACTACTCCTCTGTGGGTTATAAG GTCACAAATTTTTTTGCTGTAAGCAGTAGATTTGGCACACCTGAAGAATTCAAACATTTGGTAGATGAAGCTCATG GGCTAGGACTGCTAGTCTTTCTAGATATTGTCCATTCATATGCAGCTGCTGATGAAATGGTTGGACTATCTCTATATGATGGATCAAATGACTGCTATTTTCATACTG GTAAGCGTGGAATGCACAAGTTCTGGGGAACAAGAATGTTTAAGTATGGTGATCCTGATGtgctgcattttcttctttctaattTGAGATG GTGGGTTGAGGAATATAAAGTTGATGGGTTCCAGTTTCATTCTCTGCCTTCCATGATGTATACTCACAATGGTTTTGCTTCATTCACCGGAGATATTGAAGA GTATGCAAATCAGTATGTTGACAAAGATGCACTGATATACCTAATTTTAGCAAATGAAATGTTGCACGAACTTTATCCTGGGATTGTAACTATTGCCGAAGAT GCTACACTCTACCCTGGACTTTGTGAGCCAATTTCTCAAGGTGGACTGGGCTTTGATTTCTATGTTAATATGGCAGTACCTAGGATGTGGTTGTGGCTTCTTGAGAATGTTCCTGATAAAGACTGGAGTATGGAGCAG ATTGTACTTACTCTTAGAGGAAGTCTACAAAATGTGGGAAAGATGCTTGTCTATGCTGAAAACCACAACCAG TCAATCTCTGGAGGGAAGTCATTTGCTGAAATATTGTTTGGTGGAGATGAAAAGTGTTCAGACAGCCAGCACCTACGAGCTTCTTCATTGTATAAT ATGATCAAGTTGCTTACACTTTCTATGGTGGGACATGCTTACCTCAGCTTCATGGGAAATGAGTTTGGCCACCCAAAG AGGGTTGAGATGCCAATAACAAGTAACAACTTCTCTTTTGAGTTTGCAAAACGTCAATGGGACCTACTGGGCGTGCAAATCCATAAAGATCTCTTCTTGTTTGACAAG GATTTGATAAAATTGGACCAAGATGAGAGAATTCTTTCAAGGGGGTCTTCCAATATTCATCATGTCGATGATTCTAAGATG GTGCTATCCTATATTCGTGGTCCCTTTATCTTTGTATTTAACTTTCATCCTGAATGCACCTATGAAAACTATCATATTGGAGCAGAAGAAGCTGGAGAGTATCAG GTAGTCTTGAACACTGATGAACTCTCTTATGGTGGGTTAGGGCGTCTTAGTTTTAACCAGTACATTCAGCGAACTAATAATAGGAG GGTGGATGGTCTCAGACACAGTTTAGAAGTGGTCCTGCCAAATAGAAGTGCGCAG GTGTACAAATTGTCTAGAATTTTGCGTGCATGA
- the LOC116259110 gene encoding 1,4-alpha-glucan-branching enzyme 3, chloroplastic/amyloplastic isoform X1, which yields MSASSSLAQYRCPSSVDPLGFFPRCPSSSLLPAKSLCCGCKKAPPHTLLLSSRRRRWRCRSEMEQPRRNEGRRTKRIPAESEKGVDPVGFLGKLGITNKAFAQFLRERYKAMKDRKVEMFTRHANLLEMASGYEILGLHRNMLHRVDFMDWAPGARYCAIIGELNNWSPTDNCAGEGHLGRDDYGYWLVILEDKLREAETAEEFYFQEYNYVDDFDKGDSCVDVDELMKRIDDEYWEPGEDRFIKAPFEAASKLYEEVFGPNGPEREEELEEIPDAETRYKAWKEKHKDDPKSNLPSFDVIDNGKEYDIFNIVDDPVSREKFRKKKPPIAYWIEMRKGRKAWMKKYLPAISHGSRYRVYFNTPSGPLERVPAWATYVLPDEVGNQSYALHWEPSPECAYRWKNKRPDKPKSLRIYESHVGISNSEPKISSFREFSSKVLPHVKEAGYNAIQLIGVPEHKDYSSVGYKVTNFFAVSSRFGTPEEFKHLVDEAHGLGLLVFLDIVHSYAAADEMVGLSLYDGSNDCYFHTGKRGMHKFWGTRMFKYGDPDVLHFLLSNLRWWVEEYKVDGFQFHSLPSMMYTHNGFASFTGDIEEYANQYVDKDALIYLILANEMLHELYPGIVTIAEDATLYPGLCEPISQGGLGFDFYVNMAVPRMWLWLLENVPDKDWSMEQIVLTLRGSLQNVGKMLVYAENHNQTKCARLSYLDGPCVCSFLVDMSISGGKSFAEILFGGDEKCSDSQHLRASSLYNMIKLLTLSMVGHAYLSFMGNEFGHPKRVEMPITSNNFSFEFAKRQWDLLGVQIHKDLFLFDKDLIKLDQDERILSRGSSNIHHVDDSKMVLSYIRGPFIFVFNFHPECTYENYHIGAEEAGEYQVVLNTDELSYGGLGRLSFNQYIQRTNNRRVDGLRHSLEVVLPNRSAQVYKLSRILRA from the exons ATGTCTGCTTCTTCTTCGCTCGCCCAATACAGATGTCCTTCATCGGTCGACCCACTGGGCTTCTTCCCTAGATGCCCCTCCTCTTCTCTCCTGCCGGCGAAGTCCCTCTGTTGTGGCTGTAAGAAGGCGCCCCCGCACACGCTTCTCCTTTCCTCCAGACGCCGGAGGTGGAGATGTCGCTCGGAGATGGAGCAGCCCAGGAGGAACGAAGGAAGGAGGACGAAGCGGATACCCGCGGAATCAGAGAAGGGCGTCGATCCCGTGGGCTTCCTCGGGAAGCTGGGCATCACCAACAAGGCCTTTGCCCAGTTCCTTCGTGAGAG GTATAAAGCTATGAAAGACCGGAAAGTGGAAATGTTTACTAGGCATGCAAATTTATTGGAAATGGCTTCTGG ATATGAGATTTTAGGTTTGCACCGTAATATGCTTCATCGAGTTGATTTTATGGACTGGGCTCCAG GCGCACGATACTGTGCTATTATTGGTGAACTTAATAATTGGTCACCAACAGATAACTGTGCTGGTGAGGGACACTTGGGCCGTGATGATTATGGTTATTGGCTAGTAATTTTAGAAGATAAGCTTAGGGAAGCAGAGACTGCTGAAGAATTCTATTTCCAGGAGTACAATTATGTAGATGATTTTGACAAAGGAGACAGCTGTGTTGATGTTGATGAGCTGATGAAAAGAATAGATGATGAATACTGGGAGCCTGGAGAGGATCGTTTTATTAAGGCACCTTTTGAAGCTGCATCAAAGCTATATGAAGAAGTTTTTGGTCCTAATGGTCCTGAAAGGGAGGAAGAACTTGAAGAGATACCTGATGCCGAAACACGATATAAGGCATGGAAGGAGAAGCATAAAGACGATCCAAAGAGCAATTTACCATCATTTGATGTTATTGACAATGGAAAAGAGTATGATATTTTCAACATTGTTGATGATCCTGTTTCGCGTGAAAAGTTTCGGAAGAAAAAGCCTCCTATTGCTTACTGGATAGAAATGCGTAAAGGAAGAAAAGCATGGATGAAAAAATATCTACCTGCAATCTCTCATGGAAGCAGGTATAGGGTATACTTCAACACCCCTAGTGGGCCCTTGGAGCGCGTTCCTGCTTGGGCCACATATGTGCTTCCTG ATGAAGTTGGGAATCAATCATATGCACTGCATTGGGAACCATCTCCAGAATGTGCATATAGGTGGAAAAATAAGCGACCTGACAAACCAAAGTCACTTCGTATCTATGAGTCCCATGTTGGCATTAGTAACTCGGAGCCAAAAATCTCGTCCTTCCGTGAATTCTCCTCAAAG GTCCTTCCCCATGTTAAAGAAGCTGGATACAATGCAATTCAGTTGATTGGTGTGCCAGAGCATAAGGACTACTCCTCTGTGGGTTATAAG GTCACAAATTTTTTTGCTGTAAGCAGTAGATTTGGCACACCTGAAGAATTCAAACATTTGGTAGATGAAGCTCATG GGCTAGGACTGCTAGTCTTTCTAGATATTGTCCATTCATATGCAGCTGCTGATGAAATGGTTGGACTATCTCTATATGATGGATCAAATGACTGCTATTTTCATACTG GTAAGCGTGGAATGCACAAGTTCTGGGGAACAAGAATGTTTAAGTATGGTGATCCTGATGtgctgcattttcttctttctaattTGAGATG GTGGGTTGAGGAATATAAAGTTGATGGGTTCCAGTTTCATTCTCTGCCTTCCATGATGTATACTCACAATGGTTTTGCTTCATTCACCGGAGATATTGAAGA GTATGCAAATCAGTATGTTGACAAAGATGCACTGATATACCTAATTTTAGCAAATGAAATGTTGCACGAACTTTATCCTGGGATTGTAACTATTGCCGAAGAT GCTACACTCTACCCTGGACTTTGTGAGCCAATTTCTCAAGGTGGACTGGGCTTTGATTTCTATGTTAATATGGCAGTACCTAGGATGTGGTTGTGGCTTCTTGAGAATGTTCCTGATAAAGACTGGAGTATGGAGCAG ATTGTACTTACTCTTAGAGGAAGTCTACAAAATGTGGGAAAGATGCTTGTCTATGCTGAAAACCACAACCAG ACCAAGTGCGCTAGATTATCATATCTTGATGGCCCATGTGTTTGCTCTTTTCTGGTTGATATG TCAATCTCTGGAGGGAAGTCATTTGCTGAAATATTGTTTGGTGGAGATGAAAAGTGTTCAGACAGCCAGCACCTACGAGCTTCTTCATTGTATAAT ATGATCAAGTTGCTTACACTTTCTATGGTGGGACATGCTTACCTCAGCTTCATGGGAAATGAGTTTGGCCACCCAAAG AGGGTTGAGATGCCAATAACAAGTAACAACTTCTCTTTTGAGTTTGCAAAACGTCAATGGGACCTACTGGGCGTGCAAATCCATAAAGATCTCTTCTTGTTTGACAAG GATTTGATAAAATTGGACCAAGATGAGAGAATTCTTTCAAGGGGGTCTTCCAATATTCATCATGTCGATGATTCTAAGATG GTGCTATCCTATATTCGTGGTCCCTTTATCTTTGTATTTAACTTTCATCCTGAATGCACCTATGAAAACTATCATATTGGAGCAGAAGAAGCTGGAGAGTATCAG GTAGTCTTGAACACTGATGAACTCTCTTATGGTGGGTTAGGGCGTCTTAGTTTTAACCAGTACATTCAGCGAACTAATAATAGGAG GGTGGATGGTCTCAGACACAGTTTAGAAGTGGTCCTGCCAAATAGAAGTGCGCAG GTGTACAAATTGTCTAGAATTTTGCGTGCATGA
- the LOC116259110 gene encoding 1,4-alpha-glucan-branching enzyme 3, chloroplastic/amyloplastic isoform X3 — translation MSASSSLAQYRCPSSVDPLGFFPRCPSSSLLPAKSLCCGCKKAPPHTLLLSSRRRRWRCRSEMEQPRRNEGRRTKRIPAESEKGVDPVGFLGKLGITNKAFAQFLRERYKAMKDRKVEMFTRHANLLEMASGYEILGLHRNMLHRVDFMDWAPGARYCAIIGELNNWSPTDNCAGEGHLGRDDYGYWLVILEDKLREAETAEEFYFQEYNYVDDFDKGDSCVDVDELMKRIDDEYWEPGEDRFIKAPFEAASKLYEEVFGPNGPEREEELEEIPDAETRYKAWKEKHKDDPKSNLPSFDVIDNGKEYDIFNIVDDPVSREKFRKKKPPIAYWIEMRKGRKAWMKKYLPAISHGSRYRVYFNTPSGPLERVPAWATYVLPDEVGNQSYALHWEPSPECAYRWKNKRPDKPKSLRIYESHVGISNSEPKISSFREFSSKVLPHVKEAGYNAIQLIGVPEHKDYSSVGYKVTNFFAVSSRFGTPEEFKHLVDEAHGLGLLVFLDIVHSYAAADEMVGLSLYDGSNDCYFHTGKRGMHKFWGTRMFKYGDPDVLHFLLSNLRWWVEEYKVDGFQFHSLPSMMYTHNGFASFTGDIEEYANQYVDKDALIYLILANEMLHELYPGIVTIAEDATLYPGLCEPISQGGLGFDFYVNMAVPRMWLWLLENVPDKDWSMEQIVLTLRGSLQNVGKMLVYAENHNQTKCARLSYLDGPCVCSFLVDMSISGGKSFAEILFGGDEKCSDSQHLRASSL, via the exons ATGTCTGCTTCTTCTTCGCTCGCCCAATACAGATGTCCTTCATCGGTCGACCCACTGGGCTTCTTCCCTAGATGCCCCTCCTCTTCTCTCCTGCCGGCGAAGTCCCTCTGTTGTGGCTGTAAGAAGGCGCCCCCGCACACGCTTCTCCTTTCCTCCAGACGCCGGAGGTGGAGATGTCGCTCGGAGATGGAGCAGCCCAGGAGGAACGAAGGAAGGAGGACGAAGCGGATACCCGCGGAATCAGAGAAGGGCGTCGATCCCGTGGGCTTCCTCGGGAAGCTGGGCATCACCAACAAGGCCTTTGCCCAGTTCCTTCGTGAGAG GTATAAAGCTATGAAAGACCGGAAAGTGGAAATGTTTACTAGGCATGCAAATTTATTGGAAATGGCTTCTGG ATATGAGATTTTAGGTTTGCACCGTAATATGCTTCATCGAGTTGATTTTATGGACTGGGCTCCAG GCGCACGATACTGTGCTATTATTGGTGAACTTAATAATTGGTCACCAACAGATAACTGTGCTGGTGAGGGACACTTGGGCCGTGATGATTATGGTTATTGGCTAGTAATTTTAGAAGATAAGCTTAGGGAAGCAGAGACTGCTGAAGAATTCTATTTCCAGGAGTACAATTATGTAGATGATTTTGACAAAGGAGACAGCTGTGTTGATGTTGATGAGCTGATGAAAAGAATAGATGATGAATACTGGGAGCCTGGAGAGGATCGTTTTATTAAGGCACCTTTTGAAGCTGCATCAAAGCTATATGAAGAAGTTTTTGGTCCTAATGGTCCTGAAAGGGAGGAAGAACTTGAAGAGATACCTGATGCCGAAACACGATATAAGGCATGGAAGGAGAAGCATAAAGACGATCCAAAGAGCAATTTACCATCATTTGATGTTATTGACAATGGAAAAGAGTATGATATTTTCAACATTGTTGATGATCCTGTTTCGCGTGAAAAGTTTCGGAAGAAAAAGCCTCCTATTGCTTACTGGATAGAAATGCGTAAAGGAAGAAAAGCATGGATGAAAAAATATCTACCTGCAATCTCTCATGGAAGCAGGTATAGGGTATACTTCAACACCCCTAGTGGGCCCTTGGAGCGCGTTCCTGCTTGGGCCACATATGTGCTTCCTG ATGAAGTTGGGAATCAATCATATGCACTGCATTGGGAACCATCTCCAGAATGTGCATATAGGTGGAAAAATAAGCGACCTGACAAACCAAAGTCACTTCGTATCTATGAGTCCCATGTTGGCATTAGTAACTCGGAGCCAAAAATCTCGTCCTTCCGTGAATTCTCCTCAAAG GTCCTTCCCCATGTTAAAGAAGCTGGATACAATGCAATTCAGTTGATTGGTGTGCCAGAGCATAAGGACTACTCCTCTGTGGGTTATAAG GTCACAAATTTTTTTGCTGTAAGCAGTAGATTTGGCACACCTGAAGAATTCAAACATTTGGTAGATGAAGCTCATG GGCTAGGACTGCTAGTCTTTCTAGATATTGTCCATTCATATGCAGCTGCTGATGAAATGGTTGGACTATCTCTATATGATGGATCAAATGACTGCTATTTTCATACTG GTAAGCGTGGAATGCACAAGTTCTGGGGAACAAGAATGTTTAAGTATGGTGATCCTGATGtgctgcattttcttctttctaattTGAGATG GTGGGTTGAGGAATATAAAGTTGATGGGTTCCAGTTTCATTCTCTGCCTTCCATGATGTATACTCACAATGGTTTTGCTTCATTCACCGGAGATATTGAAGA GTATGCAAATCAGTATGTTGACAAAGATGCACTGATATACCTAATTTTAGCAAATGAAATGTTGCACGAACTTTATCCTGGGATTGTAACTATTGCCGAAGAT GCTACACTCTACCCTGGACTTTGTGAGCCAATTTCTCAAGGTGGACTGGGCTTTGATTTCTATGTTAATATGGCAGTACCTAGGATGTGGTTGTGGCTTCTTGAGAATGTTCCTGATAAAGACTGGAGTATGGAGCAG ATTGTACTTACTCTTAGAGGAAGTCTACAAAATGTGGGAAAGATGCTTGTCTATGCTGAAAACCACAACCAG ACCAAGTGCGCTAGATTATCATATCTTGATGGCCCATGTGTTTGCTCTTTTCTGGTTGATATG TCAATCTCTGGAGGGAAGTCATTTGCTGAAATATTGTTTGGTGGAGATGAAAAGTGTTCAGACAGCCAGCACCTACGAGCTTCTTCATT ATGA